The Marinitoga hydrogenitolerans DSM 16785 genome contains the following window.
TCGGCAAAAAACTTAATTCCATTAATTTCAAATGGTATTAATTCCGGACCTTTTTTATATATCCAATCCTCAATATATTTAAATCCCTCAATTTTCGCATTTTTTTTATCATCTTTTTCAAATATACCTTTCGGGTTAAAAATTTCAATTAAAGCATCTAATATGTAATTTTTTAATTTATATATTCCTAATGTGTTTATCTGAATTACAAAATAATCTTCAAATTTATCTATTACCAAACCTGGAAAATAGTCCCCTTCACCAAAAATTAATCGAAATGATTTTTCATTATTAAATAGTAATTTTCTATATTTATATGCTTTTTCTATTTTATTTTTCACCCATTCAAAATTGATCGTTTCATGTTTCTTCGTTAGTAATCTAACCCTGATTTTGGAATTGTCGTTTATATACCCTCTTCCTATAAATTTATTATTTAAAAACACATCAACTATATCTCCATTGTTGTAATCTCCCATTATTCTTTCTATTTCATTTTCATATATCCAAGAATGCCCATTCACTACTCTGGATTTTATATTTTTTTTCAAATATATGTTTGTCATTTTATCTCTCCTTATGTTTTATTTAAACAATATTATTATATCATATAAAAACGCCCTTCACGGGCGTTTTTAGTATTATTTATTTTAAATTTAATTTAAAATCCTATAGCCATATTAACATTTATTGCCGTATTTCTTGCATTAAAAAGATTTTCTGGTTCTAATGCTTCTGTGCTCAGTGAAGCATGTATTTCACCTAAATAAACATTTACTCCAATCCCACCATTAAATGTCCAGTAATTTAATACATCATAATCTGTATTTATATTATAATTTTTAATTTCTGCCCAAAATGGTAAAAATCCCCAGAATAATCTTTTTCCAGCTGCTATTCCCCATACAAAATCTTCTGTTTCTGGTGCATATTCTATAGAAGGAACGAAATCTAATAATATTGGTAATGTTATAAAAAATGTCATTTTCCATGGTGCAAATCTGGAAACCATTTGGTCATTGCTATAATTTGCAATAACAAAATCGTTAAATTCCAATGTTTCTGTACTATAATGTACTTCTGCAAATGTATCATATTTATATATACCAATACCTTGAGCTATAGGTATATCCTTTACACCAAAACCTATTGCGGGATAATCTTTTCCTGCAACAAAACCAACATCTAATGTGATAATTCCATTATTTAATAATTTATCCATAAGCATATCCATTTCATTAAATATTTTATTTGGACCATCATATAATAATGAGTAATCATATGGGAGATTATTTATCTCATTTGGGAATGCTGTTATTAGGAAATACTCTTCACCATTATTTCTTCTTACAACATCGAAAACTGGAATATAACTTTTTATAGTACCACCAAAGGAAAAATCTTCCCCTTTTAGTCCTATATGTAATCCACCTCTTGCCAACAATGCATTTCTAAAATCAAGAGTTTCAAAATTATGTTTATCAATATTCTGTATAGTAAATTCTGGAGCTAAAACAAAACTACCTAATTTTAATTTTGCAAACATATCAAAACTTACATTTCTACCAAGCACTTCAGAACTACTTAAATCATAATAATTTCCTTCATTTCCAAATAGATTTAAATCAATTGCTTTATCCAGAGACTTTAAACTTTCTTGCACCAGTCCTGTTTTTAATTCGATACCTAAATCAATAAAACCTCTGACTGACCATGAAACTAAAGCTGGGTTTAAATCTTTATTCCATGGTGATAAAGCATCGATTTGTGCAAATGACAAAACAACTAAACTCAATACTAAAGCAATCAAAATTTTTTTCATATTTCCCCCTCACTTTCCTAATATTTTCTCTATATTCATCGACTCTTTTTAAAAAAAGATTAATATCCTATTTATATTATACCCCATTTATTTCAAAAAATCAATAAAATAGCGGGGCTATAAGCCGGATTCTGTTTTATCGGTCATTTATCTAAGCGGTCTACCTGGAAGGAGCTAATAAGCATGCCGGGCAAGCTTATCCTTCCTATTTGACCTTGCTCAAGGTGGGGGTTACCAAGCCATCAGGTTACCCTGATGCTGGTGAGCTTTTACCTCACCGTTCCACCCTTGCCACACAATGGCGGTTTTCATTTCTATGGCCCTATTCCGAGGATCTCTCCTCCCGGCAGTTAACCGGCACCCTGCCCTTAGAGTCCGGACTTTCCTCATGACGAATGGTATTTCGTCATGCGACCGATCGCCCCACTATCTATTTAAATAGTTAAATAGTCTTCCTTGAAATGTATTTCTATTTCGCATTTCTTTTTCAATATAATTTATTATTTTTATTTTTGACATATCCCAATTTCCATGCAATACTCCTGTTTTTGGAGGATCAGCTGCAAGTCTATGTATAACTATATCCGGACTTAAATATTCTAAAAATAATATATTTCTATCTATAAATTCATCTAATGATAATGGTTTTACTTCACCTTTTTTATACATTTCTCCTAACACTGTATTTTCAGCTATATATAATGAATGTAATTTCACTCCATCCACTTTTAAAGATGATAATATTTTTGCTCCTTCTATTATATCTTCTTTATTATCCCATGGTAAATCTATAATCATATGCACTATTATTTCTATTTCTCTTTTTTTAGCTCTATTTACTGCATCTATAAACTCGGCTAAGGTATGACCTCTTTTAAGTATTTTTAAAGTTTTATAATTCACACTTTGCAATCCAAATTCAAGATAAACATCTAATTTTTCTTTATAAGATGCTATTAAATCTAATTTCTCTTCTTCAACTGTATCGGGTCTTGTTGAAATATCCAAAATGACTATTCTTTCATCTATTAATGCTGAATCATATATTTTTTTTAATACATGAACTGGCGCATATGTGTTTGTATTTGATTGAAAATATGCCATGAATTTATCTGCTTTTCCTTTATATCTTTCAATCATAAATTTTATTTGCTCATTTATAGGAGTTTTAGGTGATAAAGATGCAAATCCACTGCCGGTTTCTTCACAATATATACACCCACCTGTTCCTCTTACTCCTGTTTTATTAGGACATGTGAACCCTGCATTTATTGGCAATCTTTGAACGCGTTCTCCATATCTTTTTTTTAAATAATCACTTAATTTATTATATAGCACTTCTCATTCTCCTTTTTTATAAATTTAACTTTCATAATTCTTTTGAAAAAACGATTAAGCTTTTAGATATATTTAAATTAAACAATCCAATAAATTTTTATGATTTTTGAGAATTAAACTTCTTTTCTATGTCAAAATATAGTTTGTGAAATTTTTCAAAATACTCTTTTCCTTTTAATTTTGGGTATTCACCATCATAATAAACCCATTCCCCATTTACCATTGTTGCATATACTTTGTTTATAGGTGAATAAACAATATGCGATTTAATTCTATTTATATCTTTTGGATAAAATTCTAATGAATCTAAATCTATAACAATTAAATCTGCAAAATAATTTTCTTCCAATCTTCCTATTTTTTCATTTAAAGCATATCCACCGTTTTCCCAAACCATCCTTAATGCCTCTTCTGTTTTAAATTTTTCAGGTCCATTCTTTTTTTGTAATAATGCTGCAAATCTCATCTCATCCCAAATGTTTAAGGTATTATTACTTGCTGCTCCATCTGTTCCTAAAGTTATATTTACTTCATGTTCTAACATTTTTAAAATTGGAGCAATCCCATTACCTAATTTTAAATTACTTGAAGGATTATGCGCTACAGTTATTTCATTTCTTGCTAATATTTTTATATCCTTTTCATCAACATGAACACAATGTGCTGCTATTACATCATTTTTAAACAATCCAGTTTTTTCTAAATCTTCAAATGTGTACATTTCTCTTTCATTAATAGATTCGTATAAATGAATAGTTGAAAATGTGTTATATTTTTTTGTCAACTCAGCTATTTCTTCTAATTTATTCATTGGACAGGTGTATGGTGCATGGGGACCAAACCCTATTTTTATATTATAATTGTTATGATAATTTTCAAATAAATACAATGTTTCATCTATTCTTCGTTTCCATCCATCATCATTATCATACCCAAGACCCCTAGTCAAAAAGGCTCTAATGCCTGTATCTTTCACCGCTTCTGCTGAACCTTTCATAAAAAGATACATATCAACTACTGTTGTTACACCTTTTGACAACATTTCAAGTATTGATATTAACGATCCATAATATGTTAGTTCATCATTTAATAAATCTTCTCTGGGAAACATTTCTTTAAATAACCAATCTTCTAAAGTTAAATCATCCCCTATACCTCTGAATAAACTCATTGCTAAATGAGTGTGTGTATTGATAAAACCTGGCGTGATTAATTTATTTTCTAAATTTATAATTTCCGCATTTTCTCCATCTATATTTTCAGAAATTTCAATGATTATTCCATTATCAATTAATATGTCTAATTTTTTTATAACCGCATCTGCACTCATTAAAACATACGCATTTTTTAAGATTTTTTTCATATTACCACCCCAAAAATTTGTTTTTATAATTATAGCATATTAACGTTAACTTTTTTTAAGTATAGAATAAAAATCCTCAGCGAAGCCGAGGATTTTTATTTTTATACTTTAAATTGATTTAATTTTTCATTTAATTGATCTACCAGTTTTTCTAGTTCTTCTGCTTTTTTGTTTACGTTTTCTATTTCTTTACTTTCTTCTTCCACGTCTTTTGTTATCTCTGTTATTTCATTTGATATCTCTAATATCATTTGTGCTGTTTTGTCACTTGCCGCTGCCATTTCTTCTGTTGATGCGCTTTGCTCTTCTGCGTTTGCTGTTAACCCTTCTATCCTCTGGTTTATGTTTTCTACTCTTTCTAATATCTTTTGGAATTTTTCTTTTATTTCTTCTGCATTTTTTTCTACTTTGTTTATTACTCCTGCTGTTTCTTCTGTCGCTTTGTTTGCGTTTTGCGCTCCTTCTTTGATTTCTGTCAATATTTGCGCTATTTGTTCTGTCGCTTTTTTACTTTCTTCTGCTAATTTCCTTATTTCATCTGCTACTACTGCAAATCCTTTTCCTGCTTCCCCTGCCCTCGCTGCTTCTATTGCTGCGTTTAACGCTAATAGGTTTGTTTGTTCTGTTATGTTTGTTATTGTTTCTACTATTTCTCCTATGTTTGCAGCTTTTTCTGATAATATTTCTACTGTTTCTTCTGTTTCTTTTGATTTTTCTACTGCCTGTTCTATTATTTTTGTTATTTCTGTTATTGATTTTTCTCCTTCTTCTGTTAGTTGTGTCGTTTCGTTTACTTCTTGCGCTATTTCTACTGCATTGCTTGATACGTTTTGCGCTGCTATTGATACTTCATTTACTCCTGATGTTAGTTCTTCTGTTGTTGCTGCTGCATTTTCTGCGTTTTCTTCTATTTTTTTCGCTTTTCTTAATGCTTCTCCATTTGCTTCTTTTGTCTTTTCTGATACTTTTGTTAATGTTTCTGATGATTCTTCTATCTTTTGTCCCGCTTCTAGTAACCATTTTATTGTTTCTCTTAATTTTTTTGACATGTTTTGCAATGATTTCGCTATTATTGCCGTTTCGTCTTTTCCTTTTGATTCAAATTCTACTGTGAAGTCCCCTGTTGCAAATTTGTCTACTTTTTTACTCAATTCTATTAATGGTTTTGATATCTTTTTGGCAAATATTAATGATATTACTATTGATATTATTAATATTATTATCGATGTTATTATTAATATCGTTTTTATCTTTTCTGATGCTTTGAATGCTTCTTTTGTCGATATTTCTGATATGAATGCCCATTCTATTTCTTTATATTTAAATGGTGCGTATGCTGCTAATACTTCTTCTCCTTTGTAATTCTTTCCTATTTCCCATCCTTCTTCTCCTTTTAATGCCTTTTCTACATATTTCGTTTCTACTTTTTGTTTTAATATCGTTTCTTCCCCTTTTAGATTACTTCTCATTATTTTGTCTTTTCCTACTAT
Protein-coding sequences here:
- a CDS encoding TIGR01212 family radical SAM protein (This family includes YhcC from E. coli K-12, an uncharacterized radical SAM protein.), whose protein sequence is MLYNKLSDYLKKRYGERVQRLPINAGFTCPNKTGVRGTGGCIYCEETGSGFASLSPKTPINEQIKFMIERYKGKADKFMAYFQSNTNTYAPVHVLKKIYDSALIDERIVILDISTRPDTVEEEKLDLIASYKEKLDVYLEFGLQSVNYKTLKILKRGHTLAEFIDAVNRAKKREIEIIVHMIIDLPWDNKEDIIEGAKILSSLKVDGVKLHSLYIAENTVLGEMYKKGEVKPLSLDEFIDRNILFLEYLSPDIVIHRLAADPPKTGVLHGNWDMSKIKIINYIEKEMRNRNTFQGRLFNYLNR
- a CDS encoding amidohydrolase, whose protein sequence is MKKILKNAYVLMSADAVIKKLDILIDNGIIIEISENIDGENAEIINLENKLITPGFINTHTHLAMSLFRGIGDDLTLEDWLFKEMFPREDLLNDELTYYGSLISILEMLSKGVTTVVDMYLFMKGSAEAVKDTGIRAFLTRGLGYDNDDGWKRRIDETLYLFENYHNNYNIKIGFGPHAPYTCPMNKLEEIAELTKKYNTFSTIHLYESINEREMYTFEDLEKTGLFKNDVIAAHCVHVDEKDIKILARNEITVAHNPSSNLKLGNGIAPILKMLEHEVNITLGTDGAASNNTLNIWDEMRFAALLQKKNGPEKFKTEEALRMVWENGGYALNEKIGRLEENYFADLIVIDLDSLEFYPKDINRIKSHIVYSPINKVYATMVNGEWVYYDGEYPKLKGKEYFEKFHKLYFDIEKKFNSQKS
- a CDS encoding methyl-accepting chemotaxis protein — its product is IVGKDKIMRSNLKGEETILKQKVETKYVEKALKGEEGWEIGKNYKGEEVLAAYAPFKYKEIEWAFISEISTKEAFKASEKIKTILIITSIIILIISIVISLIFAKKISKPLIELSKKVDKFATGDFTVEFESKGKDETAIIAKSLQNMSKKLRETIKWLLEAGQKIEESSETLTKVSEKTKEANGEALRKAKKIEENAENAAATTEELTSGVNEVSIAAQNVSSNAVEIAQEVNETTQLTEEGEKSITEITKIIEQAVEKSKETEETVEILSEKAANIGEIVETITNITEQTNLLALNAAIEAARAGEAGKGFAVVADEIRKLAEESKKATEQIAQILTEIKEGAQNANKATEETAGVINKVEKNAEEIKEKFQKILERVENINQRIEGLTANAEEQSASTEEMAAASDKTAQMILEISNEITEITKDVEEESKEIENVNKKAEELEKLVDQLNEKLNQFKV